In Zonotrichia leucophrys gambelii isolate GWCS_2022_RI chromosome 11, RI_Zleu_2.0, whole genome shotgun sequence, the genomic window GTGACAGCTGGCAGCTCTTCCAGGGAatgccaccaccaccatcatccCGTGGCTTTACGGACACAGCACCGCGCCACGGACACGCCCCTCCTCTTTAACCAGTCAGCTTTCCACACAAGGTACTGAATATGAATTCTATTTACAttcaaaaatagctttttttttctctcttcagtacAGAGTGGGAATGCCCATGGATTAGTCAGGAGGATCCCTCCTAGCACAGGTGCAGCACAGCTTTGTTGATCTCGGGGTTTGTCCAGTCGTTGCGGATGTCGTCCAGGTGATTATCGAAATCCACCAGGGTCTCGTAGGATTTGCTGTCCAGCAGGGAGGCAGCGATGCGCTGGGCTTCGGTCCAGTCTTCACAGAAGTCACTAGGATGGAAAAGAAGCAGGCAGCAGTTGGAATcttggatgctgagaattttcaACTTTCTGTGCTTACAAGAGAAcgctgcatttgacctgaggctgtggaacaggcttccaaaattaattGGCAGTACTGGGTGTGGAGTTGGTGAGAAGTGTGTAATAGCACAGGGTACAAAACttaaagtttggggttttagaatatagaaataaatatgaagcaagatggaggttttagggtggaggctggttgttcttctttaccttcttcctcctccttcctcatgggtttgggtgatgTTTTGTAAAtggacagaaaagtctgcattgtggggtctgtgggatcagttattggcTTTGAAGGATCAGTTATTTAAGTTTTCTACCCTGTGCTATCAGTAATAGAATAGGGTACAAAACTTAAAGTTTGGGGTTTcagaatatagaaataaatatgaagcaagatggaggttttagggtggaggctggttgttcttctttaccttcttccttcttcttcaggGTTTGAGTGATGTTTTGTAATTGGACAGGAAAGTCCACATTGCAGGGTTTGAGGGATCAGTTATTGGCTTTGAGGGATCAGTTATTTAAGTTTTCTACCCTGTGCTATCagtaatagaaataaataaaaagcaagatggaggttttacGGTGGAGGCTGGTTGTTCctctttaccttcttcttcatgggtttgggtggcattttgtaattggacagGAAAGTCCTCATTGCAGGGTTTGAGGGATCAGTTATTGGCTTTGAGGGATCAGTTAtttaagttttccaccctgtgctATCAGTAATAGAACAGGGCAGAAAACTTAAAAGTTTGGGGTGTTAgaatagagaaataaatatgaaacaatatggaggttttagggtggaggcTGGTTGTTCCTCTTtaccttcttccttctccttcatgggtttgggtgatgTTTTGTGATTGGGCAGGAAAGTCCACATTGCAGGGTTTGAGGGATCAGTTATTGGCTTTGAAGGATCAGTTATTTAAGTTTTCTACCCTGTGCTATCagtaatagaaataaatacaaagcaagatggaggttttagggtggaggcTGGTTGTTCctctttaccttcttcttcatgggtttgggtggcattttgtaattggacagaaaagtccacattgcagACTTCAAGTGATCAGTTATTGGCTTTGAGGGATCAGTTAtttaagttttccaccctgtgctATCAGTAATAGAACAGGGCAGAAAACTTAAAAGTTTGGGGTGTTAgaatagagaaataaatatgaaacaaTATGGAGGTTTTAGGATGGAGGCTGATTGTTCCTCTTtaccttcttccttctccatcatgggtttgggtgatgTTTTGTGACTGGGCAGGGAAGTCCACATTGCAGGGTTTgagggatcagttattgggttaaaagggaaaataatctaggtgtcatttcttaattggatagtttagccttaaaagacTTTGTAACAAGAGAtagttggccattttgtgcctggTTAATAAAAGGCTGCAGAACTCATGGTTGTGAGACTGtttcactgataagaaataataaacacctgagtctgaacatgaattatcatctcaagtgccttcaatccagacccagggAAATCAATAGGAATCACCCCAGAAAAACTCTGAATTaagccaggctgcagtgccCTCACAGGGACAGCCTGTTTTTCCCCACAGCCCATGGAATTCCTGGCTCACTCACACGTGGGGGTCCTTGCACCTCCACTTGTTCTCGTGCAGCTCGTACACGTGGATGGCAGGCTCCACACACTCCATGGTGAACTTGGTGTTGTCAACCTGGGGTGGGACATGGAAACAGCACCTCAGTCTCCTCCTCAGCATCCCAAGAGaggaaataaacccaaaatcaGTTTGTAAAAACAGGGAATCTTACACCCACCCACTGTTTTACCCTCCAACTGCCAAATGTAAGCTGCCAATGTCCTTTGTCACAGCAGTGAGGAGGCAAAGCCCAGTTTGTGACATTAAATATAAGAATTTAAGTTGCAGGAGGTGGGCTGGAGCCAGAAATTGCTGCCTGAACATGTAGAGAAAGCCTCAAGTTCTTCTGAGGTGGCAGAGAGCTCACCACGGTCTCTCTGTGGATTTACACTGTACTTCTCTGCTCACTGCATCTCCTCCCCAGAGCATtctggagaggaagagaaactgAATTCCTCATGAAAGCAGCCAGAGaactgcatttccctgctccagcagcagggtcagCACACCCAGGGGGTCAGGGGGAGGAAGTTTTTACCATGATGAGCGCCGTGTCCGTGAAACCCTCGGCAATCCGGGAGGCCACTTTCTCTGCAacctggtttgggctggagcaCAAAGGAGAAGGAACTGAGTGATGGGAACCACGATTttcagctgaaagcagcaggaaatgagcTCAGGGAGATGTGAGAGTGACTCTGGGTGCTTGCAAACAGGAACAAGATAAAGGAGCTGATGGCACAGCTGATAGAAGGCAGCTCAGCTGGGTTTAGGAATGGCTTTGGAATGACATGGAATCAACATTTGGTGGCCTCCTGTCTTCTTCCCCCAGACCAAAGACTCTGCCCTGGCAGGCATTTAAAACAAACTGAGTTTTCTCCCCAGTTTGCATTGAAAACTTGTCCAAAATCAGATAACCTGTGACAACCTTCACCACGTTTCAAAGGTGACAAAGGTGACAATCTCTATGTGGTGCCACTTCATGTGGTGCCATTGACAATCTCTGTGTGGTGCCAGTTATCTTCAGAAATCAAACTGAACTTTCAAAAAACCACCAAGCCTGTGACATTCTCTCAAacctcagagagaaaaaaattgtaactTCTCCTTTAAAATGTGTGCAGCAGATTTATAAGGAAATGACAAATAATGCTTTTATCCCCGACAGACACCTTAGAAAATACTAATGTTGCTTAAAAAACATAATGAAGTCTGAACAGACATTAAGAAATAATTGGAAGCAGAgcatcatggaatggtttgggttgggagagaccttaaagatcctctCATTCCATCcccacaccttccactatcccaggttgctccaagcctcatccaaccttggacacttccaggaacgGGGCATAATACTTTAAACAAGTTGCTCTTATTCTAATTAGTCCCAATCCTGAATTTGTCCAACAGATAGAGGGGAAAATATGGAATACACAGATCTAAAATTAAACTGTGGCTCCATAGGAAGGTTCCTTATTGTTTAGTGAGTAATCTGAGTcagccagcagggaaaaaaaaatgactaATCCTGAGGAAAAGAAGTGATAAATAAGAGCTATCACTGCCTGACTGACATAATTTTCCACTTCTTTACCACATGAAAAACTGCTCTGAGAAAACTCAGCGACGATGAAGAAATTTAGAAAGAATCAGGTCACTCCTGACTTTCCATAAGAACCTGGGAGTTGTCAGACTTTCCAAGATCCATACTGCACGAGCAAACACTCTGCAGATTTTGGCTTTTTCCCTGACAACTGCAATTCAAGAAGCTGGCACTGGTTCAAAGAGTGGCCTTTTATAGCAGCCAcgggaggagagcagggattgTGCAAAGCCAGGACTTTCTGCACCTGACCAAAGGCCACATCCCGCAGCCCCACGGAGACAATGTGGAAGCAGCTGACAGTTGTCAGAGTGAATCACACACGCCTGATTTATGGGGATGATTGCTGCTGGCAGAGTCCAAGGTACGAGCTAAAAGAgcaaacagaaggaaatattGGCCCAACACACCTGGCATCTTTCACGCGTTCGTTCGCCTGGTAATATCCAGCTATCACGTAGCTGTTCTCCTTGCACCAGGAATCAATCTGGAAAAGCAATGGCAACAATGaatcctagggaaaaaaaaaacaccctccaggatcaagaaaaaaataaaaataaagcaacccAGGATGAAGGAAATCTCATGGCTGTCCTGTAAAtaaagcagtgctgctccatctctgccACGGGGTTCTTGAAATAAATCCATATTTCTGTCTGCTTGTGGGAGTGCTCACAGTTgggctgatggagctgggatggagaaaCCCAACAGAGCATTTGGAGGATGATGGGAAGCATTAACCAAATGGAGCAAGAGAGCAAGGAGCTGTCTCAGTCAAAGCCTGGCCTAAatcccagtgacaggacaattaaactcagcctggagaggctcCGGGGCTCACCCACCAAGGGCTGGGACAATTTTCTGGCAGTGTTCACCTGCCAAGGCAGTTCAGAGAATGCTGCCCTGTCCTTGCAGAAAGGTTTGATTTCTAATGTCCCATTTCTAGGAGAAAATGCCACCATTTGGGGCCTTCATTAGAAAATCAAAGCTGGAGGTGAAAGGTGATTGTGAGGCAGAAGTTTGTCCCATTTAGCAGCTTTTCAACGGAGATAAAATTGTTTTGCATTGAGAGTTCTTCCTTATTTAACATTTCTATGTAAATGCTTAACCAGATGTACTTTTGGAATATAATTTAgacaatttttaatttacactTAGGTAGTTTTGTTGGTTCTTGCTCTTTAATTAAATGAATTGAAACAATGCTGTTCTTGCTGCTTTAAACTGGAGCTGAATTCCTCCTGCTGAGTCTGACTTTGAaaatatctatctatatatatatacatggtgtctatatatatatatatggtgcTTTTTATTAGAATTGAGGGTATCAAGTCAGCAAAATACAAAGACAGAAGGGGAGGAAGCAGCTCGAATTTTCCTTTGCAGTCCCTAGAGAGCACGGCCTCAAAAAACCCTGCCCAGCTCTATTAAAAAGGCCTCCAAAAATACATCTGGTGCTGACCTGTGGCATCCTGGGAGTCAAATCAATCTCATTTTCAGCAATAATTATTGTATTAGACTGCAGAACCAACCAAACAAAGCAGCCATGTGAATAATCCAAGGGATGACAGGGATTTAagtgatagaaaaaaaaaaaaaagcagtgcagCCCTGCAAGAGCTGCTGTTTCAATTCCAAACCCATTTTGAGGGCTTAGGACTCTGGTTTTAATTGTTAGTGGTTTGAAAGCTTGGCATTAGagccagcagcccaggcagtaaaattaataataattattattaaaaaaaaaaaaaacaactccatccatttaaaaattaaaaaccgCAGTCCTAAATCCATTTTTGCTCCCTACCAAAAATTGtcttgaaaagaaagaagagaatgaTTTTAAGTTCTCACTTTCCTAACTGGTAATTAAAAATTGCTTCTGCATAAAACAaaggggggataaaaaaaaaatcaatctcaTTTTGGAATGAAAGCTATTTCAAGCTGTAATTTCCGagcccagcactgatcccacaGCAATTAGCTCCTGttagaaatattagaaatagttttagtgttaaaaatatttttaatggtaGAAATAGTTTCAATGTTAGAAATATATTTAGGATtaggaatatttaaaatgttggaaatatttttaatggtagaaatatttttaatattagaaatatttttagtcaCATCCAGTCCTGCCAAGGAAAATTCCAAAGTGGCTTTGGtttgctgcagccagcagggctggaaaaccctgggaggtggaggaggaggaggaaaatgaggaggaggaggagctgagtGCTGTTCCAggagagggaagtgctccttTGCTTTGGCTCTGGGATCATTTTCTTCCTGCACATGTTGCAAGAAACAGGATTTATTTCCTAATaatctgctcctgctgcaagaTCTACACTAAAAAGCTGCATGGAAGGCCTAAAGTTTACCAAAATTCAGTGCCACAAACCCTGTGGAAAGACATTTAATCCTGATTTAATAAAGACACACAGTGCTCTGCTACTCCCACActgctgtaaatatttaaaattatatatttttgatGTTTAATGGTAAAACTAACTGTTCAGGGCTCAGGCTcagctcctgtcctgtgccTCTGGCTGCATTTCATCATTTTAGCTTCCACTAAGATGTCAACATTGACATGGCATCATCTCAGCTGGAAAAAACTGGAATTTCTTTCCGAGTTACTGGAATTTGTTTCCAAATGAAATCTTTACTGGGATGAAAAACACTGAGGGAAACATTAAAGATGACTCTGGAGGAGCCAgaaatttgttctttttattgGCATAAAGAAGGGATGGATATTCTTTTGCTCACAAATATGGGAGCAACCAGAAATTTACTCTTTTTAATGGTGTCAAAAAGGGATGGATCTTCTTTTGCTCACaatcatgggatggtttgggttgtaGGGAACCTTTAGCTCATCCTGTTCCATCACTCattatcccaggctgctccaagccctgtccagcctggccttgggcactgccagggatccaggggcagccccagctgctctgggcatctgtgccagggcctcctcaccctcaTGGAGAagaattcctgcccaaaatctcATCTAAATTCACtctgtggcactggcagccattccctgtgttctgtccccccatcccttgtcccccgtccctctccagctctccgGGAGCCCCTTtaggggctctgagctctccctggatccttcccttccccataTGAGCACTCCCATCTCTCCCAGCACAATTCCCCCAATTTTTGGACCAtttccccaccctgccctgcccggcacCCCTTCCATCACCCATCCCACACCCCTCACCCCTGCGGGATCACCTCACCAGGGTCAGGGCCACCTCCAGCATGGGGGCGAGGGCCAGCGTGCCGTGGAAGAGCGGGATGCAATCCACGAACAGCGCGGGCTGCGCCGGCCGCGGCGCCGGCGGCCGCTCCGCCACCAGCAGCCCATTGACGGCGCAGTGCGGGTACTTGGCGCCGTGCAGCACCATCTTGCAGTAAGCCTGGGTGGTCAGCTTCATGGTgccgagccccggccccggtTCGGCCCGGTTCGGCCCGGTACGGCCCGGtgcggccccgctgcccgccctgcgccgctccccgcccgccgcaCAGCGCCGCCGGCTGTCGGCAAGCGCCGCCAAGCGCGGCCGGCTTTGCGACAGcgattttgaggggattttggggatggaatttggggaaaatttggaggTGTGAAAATGCGAGATAAATTGCGGTGTGGGGTGACGGGAAGTGGGGGGGCGGGGGTGGTGGGAGACGGGGCGTGGCGGGAGCAACGGGAAGATGGGGATCGTCGGGGTGTGCGAGACCAACCTGGGGAAAGCTATGGGATCGTGGGGTGAGAAAAACCTCTGGGAAAAGATCTCTGGGATCATCGTGTGGGAACAGATCTCTCGGAAATGATCTCTGGGAAAAGATCTCTGGGATTGTGGGGTGGGAAAAACCTCTGGGATCATCATGTAGGAAAAACCTCCgggaaaagatctctgagatcaTTGTGTAGGGAAAACCTGTGGCATCATCGTGTGGGAAAAGATCTCTGGGATCATCATGTAGGAAAAGATCTCTGGGACTGtcaggttggaaaggatctCCGGGATgatcctgcccagcctgtggcCCATCACCTCCATGTCACGGTGAATTAGAGGATGGTTCAGATTGGAAGGGCCTTAAAGATCTTCCATTTCCACCCCTGACACCTTTCCCTatcccagcctgctgcaagcctggccttgggcacttccagggaagtGCCTAAATAATAAAGGAAATCCCAAATAGTAAAGGAAAAAGGGTTTCTGTATAAAAAACTGACTTCAGTGATGCCTTGGCTGTGTTTGTCCCCAGCTCATACAGGGATCCCCCTCAGTGCTTTTCCATGCTGGGCTCCAAACTTCCAATCCTGTGCCAAATTCTGGGCTCCTCACAGAACCTGTAGGGGCTGGAGCTTGtacagggaagggaatggagctgggaaaggctggaaaatcctgagggagctgggaagggaatggagaatcctgagggagctgggaagggaatggagaatcctgagggagctgggaagggaatggagaatcctgagggagctgggaagggaatggagaatcctgagggagctgagggggctcagcctggagcaaagggggctcagggggccctcctggctctgcacagctcctgccaggaggggacagggacaggagcagagggaacagctcaggctgggccagggcaggctcagctcggacagcagcaggaatttgcccatggaaaggggggtCAGGGATgggaactgcccagggagggttgcagtgcccatccctggaggtgtcccagcaaTTCCTGAGGTGGCACtcggtgctctgggctggggacaaggtggggattggtCAGAGCTGGGCTCGATGATGCCGGATGTcaaaaatgcatgttttatgattggctttttgcaaatattaaaatgaatattatatgtgttgtttTAGAAAGTAAcgctgtattaattctcttaagcactctgttaaatatagttttatgttataaacaaatgttaaaatagaaactatgctatgtaggatactttttttaaagaaaggactcacagatagcagccacaggacacctgaatctttcagagaaaaggatttattgctctcttatcagaaaaattgaacttcttcctgcctcaaatCCTTCCTATAGGATTTGAAGAAAGAAGTTGAGGATGACCAGatagaatcctgtgtttgaaaagaatttatgcatcatgtatgaggtgtatgaatatgcaacaggctattgcttttaagggttaatcctctgttaacgtgggggttttttcaggtttattttgcccagaaaaagtacacagactgtctgtaactctttgtttctattgtctcatattgtcctaatgaaaactgtccaaattattatGACTCTAATTGTATTGTTATtttaataaccattttattactattaaacttttaaaattttaaaaaacaagcgattggcgtttttcacacccACCCTCAGACATTCCGGGATTTTGAGAATCCTGGCTAAACCTCCAGCCACGGTCCGCCCGTATCCCATCATCCCCCGCGCCGGCCGCTCCGGCCTTCCCCGCTCGCTGCCCCGCGCTCCCGGCGAGCCCCGCGCTTCCGCCCGCGGCTCCTTCCGGTCCCGCCAGCCGTAGAGGACGGTCGCCAGGTCGtgaggccgggccgggccgggcggagcgCGGGGACGGGCGGGGAGCGGGCTGGGAGCGAGAACGGTGCCCTCCCGCCATCCCTATGCACGGCCGGGCTGGCGGGGCAGCGCGGGTTGGGGGGTGCGGGGAGGGCTGTGAGGGGGCAGCGGCGCGACCCCGCCCGCCGGGTCCGTGAGGGGTTCTGACACCGGGACGCGACTGAGGTGACAGGCGGGGAGGGCAAGGTCAGGGACAGACAGCGGGTGCTGGCgggagctgggagggctttgggctgggctggggtcagCGGAGGACCCCGAATCCCTTGTGGGgatccctcccttccctgggatGCTCCGTGCTCAGGGGTCTCTGAATGGGGTCTTTGCAGTGGCTCTGGGATGTGCATGGCGCTCCAGGAATGGTTTATTTTGGAATTACAGCGTCATAGAAGGGTGGTTTAAATATGGCAATGTCATTTGCTTCCAGTGCAGGAGGCTCGGGTTAAAAACAGGGGGAGAAAGGCTCATCCAGATCGGTTTAGTGGGAGAATATCCCGCAAAATCTCCTCTCCAGCATGgagtgctgtgctgccctctggagaaggagcaggaaatCTTTaggctatatatatatatacatatatgtaaaCTCGTGGGAAATGCTCTTCTGTCACCGTGGTACTGACTattgctgcctgccctgcaggatgTTGGCTTCCAGAGTGTTCAGCCTGGTCGGGAGGAGATCCATCTCcacctccctgtgcctcagGGCACATGGACACGGTGGGTCAGGGGGATAAAGGGGGGAGCACAGAAATCTGCCCTGGGTGAGGGGCGGGTGGGGATGGAGGAAGCCTGGGGAGGTGGCAGGAGGGACAATCATGGCATCATCCTGGTGGGGGAAAGCTGCAAGGTCActgagtcccagctgtgccccatccccacccagAGCACCGAGTGGCACCTCAGGAAttgctgggacacctccagggatgggcactgcaaccctccctgggcagttcccATCCCTGacccccctttccatgggcaaattcctgctgctgtccgagctgagcctgccctggcccagcctgagctgttccctctgctcctgtccctgttccctgttccctcctggcaggagctgtgcagagccaggagggccccctgagcctcctttgctccctcagctgccccagggtcctggcagtgcccaagggaGTCCTGGGAcactgagagctgtccctgcccatggcagggcctGCAGTGGGATGGGCTTTAGGGCcgttcccagtccatcccagacCCTGCTGTAATCCCGTGTTTGTGCTGGTAGAACACAAAAGTTCTCAAGTTCTGCGTTGCTCCTGAGCCCTGCCAccccctccctgcactgctgtgcttgTGCACTGCTGGGCTGAGACTGGAGACCAGTGTGAGCTGATTGTgacccatgtccctgtgtccctgtccccctgtgtgtgtccctgtttgtgtgtccccctctgtgtccccatgtccctgtgtgtgtccctttgTCCATCCCTTTGTCCCCGTGTGTGACCCTGTGTGTGACCTGTGTCCCCGTATATGCGTCCCTGTGGATGTTCCTGTGTCTCtatgtgtgtccctgtgtgtcacctatgtccctgtgtgtgtccccatgtccttgtGGGTgacctgtgtccctgtgtgtgtccctctgtgtcacccATGTCctcgtgtgtgtgtgtccctgtgtccccatgtgtgtcccccatgtccctgtgtgtgtccctctgtgtccctgtgtccctgtgtgtgttcccgtgtccctgtgtccatccctgtgtccctgtgtttgacccatgtgtgtccctgtgtgtgttcccatgtccctgtgtgtttccctgtgtccctgtgtgtgtccctgtgtccatccctgtgtgtccctgtgtgtgtctctctgtgtccccatgtccctgtgtccatccctatgtccatccctgtgtccctgtgtgtgtccctgtgtatGTCCCCATGTGTCACCCATGTCCCCGTGTGTCCCTTTGTGTGTTCCCATGTGTCAcccatgtccccctgtgtgtccctgtgtgtccccatgtccctgtgggtgtgtccctgtgtgtgttcccgtgtccctgtgtgtatccctgtgtccctgtgtgtgtgtccctgtgtgtgtccctgtgtccatccctgtgtgtccctgtgtgtgtctctctgtgtccccatgtccctgtgtccatccctatGTCCATCCCCGtgcccctgtgtgtgtccctgtgtgtgttccCATGTGTCAcccatgtccccctgtgtgtccccacgtCCCTGTGGGTGTCCCCCTGTGCGTCCCTGTCGCGCTGTGTgttcccatgtccctgtgtgtgtccccatgtccctgtgtgtgtccctgtgtccatccctgtgtgtccctgtgtgtgtctctctgtgtccccatgtccctgtgtccatccctatGTCCATCCCTGcgtccctgtgtgtgtccctgtgtatGTCCCCATGTGTCACCCATGTCcccgtgtgtgtccctgtgtgtccccatgtccctgtgggtgtgtccctgtgtgtgttcccatgtccctgtgtgtgtccctctgtgtccccatgtccctgtgtgtgtccctgtgtccatccctgtgtgtccctgtgtgtgtctctctgtgtccccatatccctgtgtccatccctgtgtccctgggtgtgtgtccctgtgtgtgtctctctgtgtccccatgtccctgtgtccatccctatgtccatccctgtgtccctgtgtatGTCCCCATGTGTCACCCATGTCCCCGTGTGTCCCTTTGTGTGTTCCCATGTCCCTGTGGGTGTCACCCACGTGcgtccctgtcctgctgtgtgtccctgtgtgtgtctctctgtgtccccatgtccctgtgtccatccctgtgtccatgtgtgtgtctctgtgtatgtccccatgtccctctgtccatccctgtgtccatccct contains:
- the EMC8 gene encoding ER membrane protein complex subunit 8, which translates into the protein MKLTTQAYCKMVLHGAKYPHCAVNGLLVAERPPAPRPAQPALFVDCIPLFHGTLALAPMLEVALTLIDSWCKENSYVIAGYYQANERVKDASPNQVAEKVASRIAEGFTDTALIMVDNTKFTMECVEPAIHVYELHENKWRCKDPHVDFCEDWTEAQRIAASLLDSKSYETLVDFDNHLDDIRNDWTNPEINKAVLHLC